In Bacteroidota bacterium, the following are encoded in one genomic region:
- a CDS encoding NAD(P)H-quinone oxidoreductase — protein MRAVWIERFAGPEGLLLREGLAPPEPGPEQILVRVHASALNRADLLQTWGRYPPPEGTPERIPGLECAGEVVATGPGVRRWRAGDRVMALLAGGGQAEYAVAHEALAWPVPEGMSWAEAAAIPEAFITAWDALVRQARLRLGQSVLIHAVGSGVGLAALQIARLAGARSVYGTASAPKLERARSWGLTEGWDYRSVDFVQALREREPEGVSVVLDCIGGPYWMRNLEVLQPKGHLVLLGTLGGAHLPQEATLGPLITKRLRLIGTVLRTRPLWEKIAVAEAFRQELWPLLADGRLRPTVDRAFAALEVQAAYRYMAANANFGKIVLLW, from the coding sequence ATGCGAGCCGTTTGGATAGAACGCTTCGCGGGCCCGGAGGGTCTGTTGTTGCGTGAGGGCCTAGCTCCTCCGGAGCCAGGCCCTGAGCAGATCTTGGTGCGCGTACACGCCTCAGCCCTCAACCGAGCCGATCTGCTCCAGACCTGGGGTCGGTATCCGCCCCCTGAGGGGACCCCGGAGCGCATCCCGGGCCTGGAATGCGCAGGCGAGGTTGTGGCAACGGGCCCCGGGGTGCGACGCTGGCGAGCCGGGGATCGCGTTATGGCTCTGCTTGCCGGCGGAGGGCAGGCCGAGTACGCCGTTGCGCATGAGGCGCTCGCCTGGCCCGTTCCCGAGGGCATGTCTTGGGCGGAGGCGGCGGCCATACCGGAGGCCTTCATCACGGCTTGGGACGCGCTGGTTCGACAAGCTCGGCTGCGTCTGGGCCAGAGTGTGCTGATTCATGCTGTGGGAAGCGGTGTGGGTCTGGCCGCGCTGCAAATCGCGCGCTTGGCGGGGGCTCGTTCGGTCTACGGTACGGCCTCGGCGCCCAAGCTTGAACGCGCCCGCTCTTGGGGGCTCACCGAGGGATGGGATTATCGGAGCGTGGATTTTGTGCAGGCTCTGCGCGAGCGCGAGCCCGAGGGCGTCTCCGTGGTGCTCGATTGCATTGGGGGGCCGTACTGGATGCGCAACCTGGAGGTACTCCAGCCGAAAGGCCATCTGGTCTTGCTGGGCACGCTCGGCGGGGCCCACCTGCCCCAGGAGGCCACATTGGGCCCGCTTATAACGAAACGCCTGCGCCTGATCGGCACGGTGCTGCGCACACGTCCCCTCTGGGAGAAGATCGCGGTGGCTGAGGCCTTCCGTCAGGAGCTTTGGCCCCTGCTGGCCGACGGACGGTTGCGGCCCACTGTGGATCGCGCTTTTGCCGCCCTCGAGGTCCAGGCGGCCTATCGGTACATGGCGGCCAATGCCAATTTCGGCAAAATCGTGCTGCTCTGGTAG
- the glmM gene encoding phosphoglucosamine mutase — protein sequence MALMISVSGIRGVFGLELTPEDLVRYAAAFGAWCERGKVVLGRDTRPTSVPAARIVASTLQCVGCEVVDIGVAPTPTVGVAVRAESARGGLVITASHNPPEWNALKMLGPDGAALSAQDGRSVLELARSGRLRYVPYRELGGYRKDKSHLEQHIERILALPYLPLGAIRARHFRIVLDAVNGAGSLALPRLLDRLGCEVIPLHCNPQEPFPHPPEPLPEHLGELMDAVLRMRADLGVAVDPDADRLALVQEDGVYFGEEYTLVAAAAFVLRHRPGPLVANLSTTRALEDVAAQHGQLVYRTPVGERHVIEGIRLVGAVLGGEGNGGVILPEIHEGRDALTGLALILGLLAETGLSLSGLRAHLPRYEMIKDRLEGLPRPALERLFEAIQQAYAGRAEFDTRDGLKVILPDCWIHLRASNTEPIARLHVEARTRSEAEALAQEVRRWAEAVST from the coding sequence ATGGCGCTCATGATCTCCGTTTCGGGCATCCGCGGGGTTTTCGGGCTGGAGCTTACTCCAGAGGATCTGGTCCGATATGCGGCCGCCTTCGGGGCTTGGTGCGAGCGCGGCAAAGTTGTGCTCGGGCGCGACACGCGGCCCACAAGCGTTCCGGCAGCCCGCATTGTAGCCTCCACCCTGCAATGCGTCGGTTGCGAGGTGGTGGACATCGGCGTAGCCCCCACGCCCACCGTGGGCGTGGCCGTGCGCGCCGAGAGCGCCCGAGGCGGCCTTGTGATCACGGCCAGCCATAACCCCCCAGAGTGGAACGCGCTCAAAATGCTCGGGCCCGACGGAGCCGCCTTGAGCGCCCAGGACGGCCGCAGCGTACTTGAGCTGGCCCGATCTGGAAGGCTTCGCTACGTCCCCTATCGCGAGCTCGGCGGCTACAGAAAGGACAAAAGCCACCTAGAGCAGCACATCGAACGCATTCTTGCCCTGCCGTATCTGCCCCTGGGGGCGATCCGAGCCCGGCACTTTCGGATCGTGCTCGACGCCGTCAACGGAGCCGGAAGCCTCGCCCTACCCCGCCTGCTGGATCGGCTGGGCTGCGAGGTGATCCCGCTGCACTGCAACCCTCAGGAGCCCTTCCCCCATCCCCCAGAGCCTTTGCCCGAACACCTTGGCGAGCTCATGGACGCGGTCTTGAGGATGCGGGCGGACCTGGGGGTGGCGGTGGACCCCGATGCCGATCGACTTGCCCTTGTACAGGAGGACGGCGTCTACTTCGGAGAAGAGTACACACTGGTAGCCGCAGCCGCTTTTGTGCTCCGGCATCGGCCCGGCCCGCTTGTGGCCAATCTCTCCACAACGCGCGCCCTTGAAGACGTAGCGGCCCAGCATGGTCAGCTGGTCTACCGCACCCCCGTAGGCGAGCGGCACGTCATAGAGGGCATTCGGCTCGTAGGGGCCGTTTTGGGCGGGGAGGGCAACGGAGGGGTGATCCTGCCTGAGATCCACGAGGGGCGGGATGCCCTAACAGGTCTGGCGCTGATCTTGGGGCTGCTGGCGGAGACCGGACTTAGCCTATCGGGCCTTCGCGCGCATCTTCCCCGATACGAAATGATAAAAGACCGCCTCGAAGGACTCCCTCGGCCAGCCCTGGAGCGGCTCTTTGAGGCGATTCAACAAGCCTATGCGGGACGGGCGGAGTTCGATACGCGCGACGGGCTAAAGGTGATCCTGCCGGATTGCTGGATCCACCTGCGCGCCTCGAACACCGAGCCCATCGCGCGCCTGCATGTGGAGGCCCGCACGCGCTCGGAGGCCGAGGCGCTGGCGCAAGAGGTCCGACGTTGGGCCGAAGCCGTCTCGACATGA
- a CDS encoding ABC transporter permease encodes MIRALLAWQTRAVLYRHWRVWRRTWHLGFLPPVLEPLLYFGVFGLGVGALVGAFATPHGTLAYADYLAAGVVAVSLLYQSFFEGLYGSYVRMFYQRTFDAQLATPVQMEHVVWGEILWAALKGLLSAFCVLLVLIALALAGQLSIHLWALAPIAFAGFLAGVAFGAGALLFTAKVPHIDFMNYPVFLIAVPLALLSDTYFPFSTLHPVAHALSQLNPVYHLTQIVRDTLTWGRWTTPDTLGLGVLGAYAVGLSAVALRWMHERVLGEPYRPRRTPAHMRAPAEVQSPRCWAESA; translated from the coding sequence ATGATACGGGCCCTGTTAGCCTGGCAGACCCGCGCGGTCTTGTATCGGCACTGGCGCGTTTGGCGCCGCACATGGCATCTGGGTTTTTTGCCGCCCGTTTTGGAGCCCTTGCTGTATTTCGGTGTCTTCGGCCTCGGTGTAGGCGCTCTTGTGGGCGCCTTCGCAACCCCGCATGGGACGTTGGCGTACGCCGACTATCTGGCCGCGGGGGTTGTGGCCGTAAGCCTGCTGTATCAGTCCTTTTTCGAGGGACTCTATGGCTCTTATGTGCGCATGTTCTATCAGCGCACTTTCGATGCGCAGCTGGCCACGCCCGTGCAGATGGAGCACGTCGTGTGGGGGGAGATCCTCTGGGCGGCCCTTAAGGGCCTTTTGAGTGCCTTCTGCGTGCTCCTGGTGCTGATCGCGCTGGCGCTTGCCGGACAGCTGAGTATTCATCTTTGGGCCCTGGCCCCCATCGCCTTTGCGGGGTTCCTGGCGGGTGTAGCCTTCGGCGCCGGGGCGCTTTTGTTTACGGCCAAGGTGCCCCACATCGACTTCATGAACTATCCCGTCTTCCTCATCGCCGTACCGCTGGCCTTGTTGAGCGATACCTACTTTCCGTTTTCCACCCTACATCCCGTAGCGCATGCCCTTAGCCAGCTCAATCCGGTTTATCATCTGACGCAGATCGTGCGCGATACGCTCACCTGGGGCCGATGGACGACCCCGGACACGCTGGGACTGGGGGTGTTGGGCGCCTACGCCGTGGGGCTTTCCGCCGTGGCGCTGCGCTGGATGCATGAGCGCGTTCTCGGTGAGCCGTATCGGCCGCGCCGCACTCCGGCCCACATGCGGGCGCCGGCTGAGGTCCAATCTCCGAGATGCTGGGCCGAGAGCGCTTAA
- a CDS encoding N(4)-(beta-N-acetylglucosaminyl)-L-asparaginase: protein MSVSRRDFLRTAAAAGVGAAAAPYASAFESVWGASSEAPQRAPRPVVIASGNGLRAVEKAMQMILEGADALDAVIAGVNLVEDDPEDMTVGLGGLPNERGEVELDASVMHGPTHRAGAVAALKYIRNPSKVARLVMERTDHVLLVGEGALQFALMHGFKKEELLTEKARLAWVQWKETLSNRDDYLPPHGPQDRDIGEELREVIRYYGTISCLGLDLRGNLSGVTTTSGLAFKIPGRVGDSPIIGAGLYVDNEVGAAGSTGRGEANLVNCSCVFIVEQMRAGRSPEEACLEACKRIVQHNKMRRLQDEQGRPNFNVRFYAINKAGQFGSAEIWRSGKFALHDGTQARLLDCAYLYERR, encoded by the coding sequence ATGAGCGTTTCTCGTCGGGATTTTCTGCGCACCGCGGCCGCCGCAGGAGTCGGCGCGGCCGCCGCGCCGTATGCAAGCGCCTTTGAATCCGTCTGGGGAGCGTCTTCCGAGGCCCCACAACGGGCTCCTCGGCCCGTTGTGATCGCCAGCGGCAACGGGCTTCGCGCTGTCGAGAAGGCTATGCAGATGATCCTAGAAGGTGCTGACGCATTGGACGCCGTCATAGCCGGGGTGAACCTGGTCGAAGACGATCCCGAGGACATGACGGTCGGGTTAGGGGGGTTGCCCAACGAGCGCGGCGAGGTCGAGCTGGACGCCTCCGTTATGCACGGACCCACGCATCGAGCCGGGGCCGTGGCCGCGCTCAAATACATCCGCAACCCCTCCAAAGTGGCCCGTCTTGTGATGGAGCGCACCGATCACGTGCTGCTCGTCGGCGAGGGGGCGTTGCAGTTCGCCCTTATGCACGGTTTCAAAAAGGAGGAGCTGCTTACCGAGAAGGCCCGCCTGGCCTGGGTGCAGTGGAAGGAGACGCTGAGCAACCGGGACGACTACCTGCCGCCGCACGGCCCACAGGATCGAGACATCGGCGAAGAGCTTCGGGAGGTGATCCGCTACTACGGTACGATCTCCTGTCTGGGTCTTGATTTGCGGGGCAACCTGTCGGGTGTGACGACCACAAGCGGGCTCGCCTTCAAAATCCCGGGCCGCGTAGGAGATTCTCCGATTATCGGAGCGGGTCTATACGTCGACAACGAAGTCGGAGCGGCGGGCTCAACCGGCCGCGGCGAGGCTAATTTGGTGAACTGCTCTTGTGTGTTCATCGTAGAACAGATGCGCGCCGGCAGGTCTCCTGAAGAGGCCTGCCTGGAGGCCTGTAAGCGCATCGTGCAACACAACAAGATGCGGCGCCTGCAGGACGAACAGGGACGGCCGAACTTCAACGTGCGCTTCTACGCCATCAACAAGGCCGGCCAGTTCGGATCGGCCGAGATCTGGCGTAGCGGCAAGTTCGCCCTGCACGACGGCACCCAGGCTCGGCTCTTGGATTGCGCCTACCTGTACGAGCGCCGTTGA
- a CDS encoding glycosyltransferase family 2 protein has product MSWPRVSVVIPSWNARHWLERCLPSVLGAAYPDQEVLLVDNGSTDGSAEWVSLHYPSVRVMRLGENRGFCEGANEGLRHATGLYVAFLNNDVEVTPYWLQPLISSLEQDPTLGAVQPKVLDYHARGRFEYAGAAGGYLDRYGYPFARGRMFDTLEEDRGQYNQPADIFWASGAALVVRRALAERLGGFEPSFVLHQEEIDFCWRLQNLGYRVRAIPQSVVYHVGGGSLAYGDARKLYYNHRNGLYMLYRNLPPRHLWRRLLVRIGLDLAAALLYLVRGRPDWAAAVGRAYLEAWARRRELKAQRKRLLAERVRWGDPPTVYPGSIALAYYVFRRRRFADLGWSVS; this is encoded by the coding sequence ATGAGCTGGCCCCGCGTAAGCGTCGTCATCCCCAGCTGGAACGCACGGCACTGGCTGGAACGCTGCCTTCCCAGCGTTCTGGGCGCGGCGTATCCGGATCAAGAGGTTCTGCTGGTCGACAACGGCTCCACGGATGGCTCGGCGGAATGGGTCAGCCTGCACTATCCGAGCGTACGGGTCATGCGGCTAGGCGAAAACCGGGGCTTCTGCGAGGGGGCCAACGAGGGGCTTCGGCACGCCACGGGCCTTTACGTGGCCTTTCTGAACAACGACGTGGAGGTCACCCCCTACTGGCTACAGCCTCTTATTTCGTCGTTGGAGCAGGATCCGACGCTCGGGGCCGTACAACCTAAAGTCTTGGATTATCACGCCCGAGGCCGGTTTGAATACGCCGGAGCGGCCGGGGGGTATTTGGACCGCTATGGATATCCGTTCGCGCGGGGCCGCATGTTCGACACGCTAGAGGAAGACCGGGGCCAATACAATCAGCCGGCGGACATCTTCTGGGCCTCCGGGGCGGCCTTGGTGGTGCGCCGCGCGCTGGCCGAGCGCCTCGGCGGCTTTGAGCCGAGCTTCGTCCTGCATCAAGAGGAGATCGATTTCTGCTGGCGCCTGCAGAACCTGGGCTATCGCGTCCGGGCCATTCCCCAAAGCGTGGTCTACCACGTCGGAGGGGGATCCCTGGCCTATGGGGATGCGCGCAAGCTCTACTACAACCACCGCAACGGCCTATATATGCTCTACCGCAACTTGCCCCCCCGTCACCTGTGGAGGCGGCTTTTGGTGCGCATAGGGCTGGATCTGGCGGCAGCTCTTCTGTATCTGGTACGCGGACGTCCGGATTGGGCCGCCGCCGTAGGGCGAGCCTACCTAGAGGCCTGGGCCCGGCGACGGGAACTAAAAGCGCAACGAAAGCGGCTGCTAGCCGAGCGCGTCCGCTGGGGTGACCCCCCGACTGTGTATCCCGGCTCTATCGCGCTAGCCTACTACGTCTTTCGGCGTCGCCGTTTCGCCGATCTGGGCTGGTCGGTCTCCTAG
- a CDS encoding thiamine pyrophosphate-dependent enzyme, producing the protein MKAEQAGLAATAWSQGIRWEEVARLFLLSRALDRIEEQELVPQRLVTYQFSARGHELVQILLGLALRHPHDGAAVYYRSRPFMLSVGLTPVEALRATMGRSQSPSEGRDIGVVFNMPPRLGVTVLPMSGDVGAQFTPAVGWAQAIRYRTEVLGHADWNGAIAAALAGDAACATGGFWAALTIATTLRLPMLFFIEDNGYGISVPAALQIPGGNIAQALRAFPQLKVFDADGTDPQEAAQTIQEAVGLLREGEGPVLARFSVPRLCGHSVTDNQAYKSPEERAQEEARDPLRRLRQWMARTAGWDEAHWAEEEEAAERRVRQALAEALRTPEPDPQTVTRFVYHEPAHPQQVGGLLPEGWRPEPTEPEPRPSDRTRINMGEAIRRTLRSELSRNPRMLVFGEDVGLKGGVHGVTLDLQREFGPARVFDTSLNEEGIIGRALGMALAGLLPVPEIQFRKYADPATEQLNDIGTIRWRTAGRFAAPMVVRIPVGHGRRTGDPWHSVSGEAVFAHTPGWVILYPSDAEEAVGLLRSALRGNDPVLFLEHRALLDAPEARRPYPGDDYGIPIGRARRVRSGSALTVVSWGEALHRVLAAIEGLEEQAIEVLDLRTVHPWDRETVFASVRKTGRLLVVHEDTRTCGIGAEMLAAVCEELFEYLDAPVARLAVPDVPVPYNRGLMEAVLPSVERIRQNIERLLRY; encoded by the coding sequence ATGAAAGCCGAACAAGCCGGGCTTGCGGCCACAGCATGGTCGCAAGGGATCCGCTGGGAGGAAGTGGCGCGGTTATTTCTGCTCTCTCGGGCTCTGGATCGAATCGAGGAGCAGGAGCTCGTGCCCCAGCGCCTGGTGACGTATCAGTTCTCGGCCCGAGGCCATGAGCTGGTGCAGATCCTCCTGGGCTTGGCCTTGCGCCATCCCCACGACGGGGCGGCCGTCTATTACCGCTCGCGCCCCTTTATGCTCTCCGTCGGGCTGACGCCAGTTGAGGCGCTGCGGGCCACGATGGGCAGGTCCCAAAGCCCCTCTGAGGGCCGCGACATCGGGGTGGTCTTCAACATGCCTCCTAGGCTCGGAGTAACGGTCCTGCCCATGAGCGGCGACGTGGGCGCTCAGTTCACCCCGGCTGTGGGATGGGCACAGGCCATTCGGTACCGGACCGAGGTGCTGGGGCACGCCGACTGGAACGGGGCCATAGCGGCCGCCTTGGCCGGAGATGCGGCCTGCGCCACAGGCGGGTTCTGGGCCGCGCTGACGATCGCCACCACGCTTCGGTTGCCCATGTTATTTTTCATCGAGGACAACGGCTACGGCATCTCCGTGCCCGCCGCGCTGCAAATCCCCGGAGGTAACATCGCCCAAGCCCTACGGGCCTTTCCTCAGCTAAAGGTTTTCGACGCCGACGGCACAGATCCTCAGGAGGCCGCTCAGACGATCCAGGAGGCCGTGGGCCTGTTGCGGGAGGGCGAAGGCCCGGTATTGGCGCGCTTTTCCGTACCGCGCCTGTGCGGGCATTCCGTTACGGATAACCAAGCCTACAAATCCCCCGAAGAACGAGCCCAAGAAGAGGCCCGAGACCCACTGCGCAGGTTGCGGCAATGGATGGCGCGCACGGCGGGATGGGACGAGGCGCACTGGGCGGAGGAGGAAGAGGCCGCCGAGCGCCGGGTGCGGCAGGCGCTTGCAGAGGCCCTGCGGACGCCGGAGCCGGATCCTCAGACGGTGACCCGGTTCGTATACCATGAACCGGCGCATCCGCAGCAGGTGGGGGGGCTGCTTCCGGAAGGTTGGCGTCCGGAACCCACAGAGCCGGAGCCGCGGCCCTCGGATCGAACGCGGATCAACATGGGGGAGGCGATCCGGCGCACGTTGCGCTCGGAACTATCCCGCAATCCCCGAATGCTCGTTTTCGGCGAGGATGTGGGCCTAAAGGGGGGCGTGCACGGCGTCACCTTGGATCTTCAGCGGGAATTCGGTCCGGCGCGCGTTTTCGATACTTCCCTCAATGAAGAGGGCATCATAGGGCGCGCTTTGGGTATGGCCCTGGCCGGCCTGCTGCCGGTTCCGGAGATCCAGTTTCGCAAGTACGCCGATCCAGCCACCGAGCAGCTCAACGACATAGGGACGATCCGGTGGCGCACGGCCGGCCGCTTTGCCGCGCCGATGGTGGTGCGCATCCCCGTTGGACATGGCCGCCGCACCGGAGATCCCTGGCACAGTGTCTCCGGGGAGGCCGTTTTCGCGCACACCCCCGGCTGGGTGATCCTGTATCCCTCGGATGCCGAGGAGGCCGTGGGGCTGCTGCGCTCGGCGCTGCGGGGCAACGATCCGGTTTTGTTCTTGGAACACCGGGCCCTACTGGACGCCCCGGAAGCCCGGCGCCCCTATCCGGGGGACGATTACGGGATCCCCATCGGACGGGCGAGGCGGGTTCGGTCGGGTTCGGCCCTTACCGTGGTCAGTTGGGGTGAGGCCCTGCATCGGGTTCTGGCCGCCATAGAGGGGCTTGAGGAGCAAGCCATTGAGGTGTTGGACCTGCGCACGGTGCATCCCTGGGATCGGGAGACGGTCTTTGCTTCCGTGCGCAAAACAGGTCGCCTTCTGGTGGTGCACGAGGATACGCGCACCTGCGGGATCGGGGCCGAAATGCTGGCGGCGGTCTGCGAGGAGCTCTTCGAGTACCTCGATGCGCCCGTAGCGCGCTTGGCTGTCCCCGACGTGCCGGTCCCGTACAACCGGGGCCTTATGGAGGCTGTCTTGCCCTCGGTGGAGCGCATCCGCCAAAACATAGAGCGGCTCCTGCGCTACTGA
- a CDS encoding aldehyde dehydrogenase family protein: MERPQTQSAQVLDPPREHYNYINGRWKPSRSGQWFENRNPADWDDLIGLFPLSTEEDVQEAVEAARAAFERWRKVPAPKRGEIIRRAGDILQARKEEIAREMTREMGKILLETRGDVQEGIDTAYYAASEGRRLFGHTVPSELPSKFNMTIRMPVGVAGIITPWNFPLAIPTWKIFPALVCGNTVVFKPAQLTPKTATTLVEILEEAGLPPGVLNLVHGTGSGVGAAIVRHPDVALISFTGSTEVGVQICRMAADGLKRVSLELGGKNAVIVMPDADLDLALDGVLWGAFGTTGQRCTATSRLILHEAVYDLFLERLLERTLRLRLGNGLDPDTDVGPLVSRAQRETVDRYVKIGIEEGARLLCGGAPAAEGPLQKGWFYQPTIFAEVRPEMRIAQEEIFGPVLSVIRVRSLQEAIQVLNGTRYGLSSSIYTRNLQDAFYAIREIEAGITYVNAPTIGAEAHLPFGGVKQTGNGHREGGWEVFDFYTETKTVYIDYSGRLQRAQIDTERLGLES; the protein is encoded by the coding sequence ATGGAACGACCCCAGACGCAGAGCGCGCAGGTTTTAGATCCGCCCCGAGAGCACTACAATTACATCAACGGACGTTGGAAGCCCAGCCGCAGCGGCCAGTGGTTTGAGAATCGCAACCCGGCCGACTGGGACGATCTAATTGGTCTCTTTCCGCTTTCCACCGAGGAGGACGTGCAAGAAGCCGTAGAGGCCGCCCGGGCGGCCTTCGAGCGATGGCGTAAGGTACCGGCTCCGAAGCGGGGGGAGATCATCCGGCGGGCCGGCGATATCCTACAGGCCCGCAAGGAGGAGATCGCCCGGGAGATGACGCGCGAAATGGGCAAGATCCTGTTGGAGACGCGCGGAGATGTTCAGGAGGGCATCGACACGGCCTACTATGCGGCTTCCGAGGGAAGGCGGCTTTTCGGGCATACGGTTCCGAGCGAGCTACCCAGCAAGTTCAACATGACCATCCGGATGCCCGTGGGCGTGGCCGGCATCATCACCCCATGGAACTTCCCTCTGGCCATCCCGACCTGGAAGATCTTTCCGGCGCTCGTCTGCGGCAACACGGTGGTCTTCAAGCCCGCTCAGCTTACCCCCAAGACGGCCACCACGCTTGTGGAGATCTTGGAAGAAGCCGGCCTTCCGCCCGGCGTGCTTAATCTCGTGCATGGCACAGGCTCTGGAGTGGGCGCGGCCATTGTGCGTCACCCCGATGTGGCGCTTATCAGCTTTACGGGCTCCACAGAGGTAGGGGTGCAGATCTGCCGCATGGCCGCTGATGGGTTAAAACGCGTCTCTTTGGAGCTGGGGGGCAAAAACGCCGTCATCGTCATGCCGGACGCCGACTTGGATTTGGCCCTCGACGGCGTGCTCTGGGGCGCCTTCGGCACCACCGGACAGCGATGCACGGCCACAAGCCGGCTTATTCTGCACGAGGCCGTATACGATCTGTTTCTGGAGAGGCTTCTTGAGCGCACCCTGCGGCTTCGGCTGGGCAACGGCCTGGACCCCGACACGGACGTGGGGCCCCTGGTCAGCCGGGCCCAGCGCGAGACCGTGGACCGTTACGTGAAGATCGGTATCGAAGAGGGGGCGCGGCTTCTCTGCGGAGGCGCTCCGGCCGCAGAGGGCCCCTTGCAGAAGGGGTGGTTCTATCAGCCGACGATCTTTGCAGAGGTGCGGCCCGAGATGCGCATCGCGCAAGAGGAGATCTTCGGCCCCGTTCTTAGCGTCATTCGGGTCCGTTCGCTTCAGGAGGCCATTCAGGTCCTGAACGGCACCCGATACGGGCTTTCCTCTTCGATCTACACGCGCAACCTACAGGACGCCTTCTACGCGATCCGGGAGATCGAGGCGGGCATCACGTACGTGAACGCCCCCACAATCGGAGCCGAGGCCCACCTGCCCTTTGGCGGGGTCAAGCAGACCGGCAACGGACATCGAGAGGGGGGGTGGGAGGTCTTCGATTTCTACACGGAGACCAAAACGGTTTACATCGACTACTCAGGCCGCCTGCAGCGCGCCCAGATCGACACGGAAAGACTTGGCTTGGAAAGTTAG
- a CDS encoding thioredoxin family protein, with protein sequence MLAALVASLLWASPDTAVWHPVERILYRAVQDTAITVVHFWAPWCPNSQAELRQGWYRIIEAHPQVRFFFVTIWSDADDGRALLTRYAVGEQPNFRLLHIPGPSERSQRQQRFMGLPVTWVPTTWIFRSGELRYAFNYGELRFEIFEQLLRDARDTWRR encoded by the coding sequence ATGCTTGCGGCCCTTGTAGCTTCGCTCCTCTGGGCGAGCCCTGATACGGCGGTATGGCATCCTGTGGAGCGCATCCTGTATCGGGCCGTACAGGATACGGCGATCACGGTTGTGCACTTTTGGGCCCCCTGGTGCCCCAATAGCCAGGCCGAGCTGCGTCAGGGCTGGTACCGGATCATCGAGGCGCACCCGCAGGTCCGGTTCTTTTTTGTGACGATCTGGAGCGACGCAGACGACGGCCGCGCCTTGCTGACGCGCTACGCCGTAGGCGAACAACCTAACTTTCGGCTCCTGCACATACCTGGCCCCTCGGAGCGCTCCCAACGCCAGCAGCGCTTCATGGGCCTGCCCGTCACTTGGGTGCCCACAACGTGGATTTTCCGCTCCGGCGAGCTCCGGTACGCCTTCAACTACGGCGAATTGCGCTTTGAGATCTTCGAGCAGCTGCTGCGCGATGCGCGCGATACTTGGCGACGTTAA
- a CDS encoding FAD-binding oxidoreductase, which translates to MESLPYWFRGQNPIRGEGEIPAAADLVIIGAGITGASVAWWASRARLGSVWILEERPAPATGASGRNAGFNLAGTVTPYPELIRRFGREAARAIWAYTLENNRAVRATLEELGYDVELVRSGSLLLAASEAERADQLLAAALLREDGFPVESLEHDDVARLWGFPVPDRFWGALFNPEDARWNPAKASQGLLRSAQLEGARLALESPVWHLEEGSGSVRLYTPKGRIEAGAVVLATNAWVGRLIRELVGRVVPVRAQVLATAPIPRLFPHATSTNYGYEYWQQDQEGRLILGGYRWSVPDREIGCAVEGLRPEVQAGLERFLRQTFPQLADVPIEYRWSGIMGFSYDELPLLGPVPGWSRLWMAGGYTGHGTAFAFWFGRDLVRALQEGWYPEGALRYFDTARLERLASV; encoded by the coding sequence GTGGAGAGCCTGCCGTATTGGTTTCGCGGCCAGAACCCGATCCGCGGGGAGGGGGAAATTCCTGCCGCGGCCGACCTGGTCATCATTGGAGCCGGTATCACGGGAGCTTCCGTGGCCTGGTGGGCGAGCCGAGCCCGGTTGGGTTCGGTTTGGATCTTGGAGGAACGTCCCGCTCCCGCGACGGGCGCTTCTGGCCGCAACGCGGGCTTTAACCTAGCCGGCACCGTAACGCCGTATCCAGAGCTCATCAGGCGCTTCGGACGGGAGGCCGCGCGCGCGATCTGGGCTTACACGCTAGAGAACAACCGAGCGGTGCGCGCAACGCTTGAGGAGCTGGGCTATGATGTGGAACTGGTGCGCTCCGGAAGCCTCCTTTTGGCCGCCTCCGAGGCTGAGCGAGCTGATCAGCTGTTGGCAGCTGCTCTGTTAAGAGAAGATGGTTTTCCCGTCGAAAGCCTGGAGCACGATGATGTGGCGCGCCTGTGGGGCTTTCCCGTGCCTGATCGGTTTTGGGGGGCGCTTTTTAACCCCGAGGACGCCCGCTGGAATCCGGCCAAGGCCAGCCAGGGGCTGCTTCGGTCGGCCCAGCTCGAGGGGGCCCGTTTAGCTTTGGAGAGTCCGGTCTGGCATCTGGAGGAGGGCTCAGGCTCGGTTCGCCTCTATACCCCCAAGGGGCGGATCGAGGCGGGCGCCGTTGTGCTGGCCACAAACGCCTGGGTGGGCCGGCTAATCCGGGAGCTTGTGGGCCGTGTGGTGCCGGTGCGGGCGCAGGTGCTCGCTACGGCCCCGATTCCCAGGCTTTTTCCCCATGCCACCTCTACGAACTATGGCTACGAGTATTGGCAGCAAGATCAAGAAGGGCGCCTGATCCTGGGCGGCTATCGGTGGTCGGTCCCGGATCGCGAGATAGGCTGCGCTGTCGAGGGGCTAAGGCCAGAGGTTCAGGCCGGATTAGAAAGGTTTTTGCGCCAGACCTTTCCGCAGCTGGCGGATGTGCCCATCGAATACCGGTGGAGCGGTATAATGGGCTTTAGCTACGATGAGCTGCCTCTGTTGGGTCCCGTACCGGGATGGTCGCGGCTTTGGATGGCGGGAGGATACACGGGGCACGGGACGGCCTTCGCGTTCTGGTTTGGTCGGGATCTCGTGCGCGCTCTCCAGGAGGGCTGGTATCCAGAGGGGGCGCTCCGCTACTTCGATACGGCTCGCCTGGAGCGCCTGGCCTCGGTGTAA